GAAAAATAAGTTGAAAGAGATTAGAAGAGTTGATAATTTTGAATATATAATAAAAGTTACCGTTGTTATTATTGGCTTAGTTCATCTTATATATGCTGTTAGTTTTACTCTAACGGGGCTATATTTCTTATTACCTTCTAGCTTAATTCAAATTATTATTTCTTTATTAGTAGCTTATGTAGTGTTGATAAGAAACAAGGGATATGCAATTGCTACTTTATATGCGCATTTAGATATATTATTTTCTTGTTGTTATTGCACTTATTATCTTGGATGGGGCTATGGTTTTACTATGATAATAGTTCTTTTATTATCATTAGCATATTTACAAAATTTCAATACTTTCTTAGTTCCAATAGGTATAGGACTTGTAGAAGCGACTGCTTTTTTTGTAATGCTTTATATTACAAAAGATACTCCAAATTATCCAAATCCTTATATGCCATATATAAATATAGCTAATTTTTTATTTATGGTAGTTACATTGCTAGTTTATATTTGGCTAAATGATAGAGAAAACGCCAAGATTATTAAGCAACTTGATGCTAGAAAAGAATTCTTACAATATAAAGCTGAAAATGATTATTTAACCACACTTTTAAATCGTCGTGCTATGAATGAGATATTAGATAATATGTTAGAAAAATTAAAAAATAAAGAAGTAAATTCTTTAGCATTAGCAATAGGAGATATTGATAATTTCAAGCATTTAAACGATACTTATGGTCATAATTTTGGAGATTTAGCTTTAAAAGAAGTTTCTAAAGTGTTTAAAAACGAATATGAAAACAATACAAATACTTATGTGGCTAGATGGGGTGGAGAAGAATTTTTAATACTATTTAGCAATTACTCTTACAATGATGTTTTAAATTCTTTAGAAAAAAGTAGAAAATCTATTGAAAAATTACAAATTAAAGATAATTTAAATGAAACTAGCGTTACTATTTCAATAGGTGTTAGTTATTCTATAAATTTAATTAATAAAGATGTATTGATAACAAAAGCAGATGCAGCACTTTATAGTGCAAAAGACTCTGGAAAAAATAGAGTAAAGTTAGTTAATTTAGGTTAGATATGGGAAGTTTTTTAGATCAAGATGATTTAGTTGTAGCAAAAAAAATTGCTAGATATATACTAATTATATTTTCAACATTATATTTTTTATTATCTATTTTAATGGGTTGGTTAGGTCATAACTATCCTATGTTTGTTAATTTGTTTTTAGCTTGTATATATTTGTATTCATTAAAAAAGTTAGATTTATTAGAAGTCAATAGTTTAGTATATACGGTGCATTTTGTTTGTATAGTTTATGCTATTTTTATGGTTCTTTATTTTGGTTGGAGTTTTGGAGCTCAATATTTTTTAATACCTTGTATAGCTTTTTGTTATGTAGGTCAATTTGAAAATAGAAAAATTATCTATACATTAGCAATTTTTGAGAGTATAGTTTTTGAATTATTGTATATATTTATGGAAGTTAATAAATATACCTTACAAAATCAATTATATGTGCTTGGATACAATATTAATGGCATATTTTATATTATTCATAGCTTATTTGCGTGTCTTACAATTATAATTGTTATGTATTTTTTAAAAATTAAAGTTTATAAAACAATTGAGACAAAAGAAAATGCAAATGAAGTTTTAAGTATTAATGCTTCTACAGACCCGCTTACATATTTACTAAATCGTTGGGCTTTTATGGAAAAAATTCATTTAATTCAATATAAAAAGAATTTTCATTTTGCTTTAATAGATATAGATTTTTTTAAAAAAGTTAATGATACTTATGGGCATAGTGTTGGAGATGAAGTTTTAAGAGTAACCGCAAGTTGCATAAAGCTTAATTTTTCAAGATACACTGATATGATTGCTAGGTGGGGCGGGGAAGAATTCTTAGTATTTGCATTAGGTTGCAGTGAAGAAGAATTTTATGAAGCGTGTAATAATTTTAGAAAAGAGCTAAAAAATAATAAATTCTGTGCTGGCGATTTTACGATAAGTGCTAGCGTTGGTTGTTTGCATGTAAATGGCGATTTTTCATATAGTAATTTTGATAATTATATTAAAAAAGTTGATGAATTATTGTATATGGCAAAAAATAGCGGTAGAAATAGGATAGAAGCAAAGCGTATAGAAGATGAATGAATTTAGAAAGATAGATAATATAAGACAATTAGTAAAAATCACAATGATTTTACTAACAATAACCCATACTACTTATGGGAGTGTGTTTTATTTTCTAGGTCTTTATCCTATGGTTAATATTAAGTTTATTGAAGCTTTTATTGCTTTAGTAGCTACGATTTTTATTTTAAAAATTGACAAATATCATAATATTGCTGTTTATTTTACACATGCTTCTGTTTTGCTGTCTTGTTCAATTTGCACATATATTTTAGGGCAAGGATATGGTTTTTTAATAGTTATGATAGCACTTTTATCTCTTGGCTATGTTCATGACTTTAGCAGTTCTAAATATCCTTTGATTATTGGTATTTTTGAAATTATTTTATTTATAGTTACAATAATTATTACAAAAGATGTTCCTGATTTTGAAAGCGAATATATGGTTTTTGTATATGTATTTAATGTTATAAATATTACTTCTGTAATTATTTTTTATTCGTTTTATACGCATAGTATTGATGAGAATGAAAGTAAAATATTAGAAAAAGAAAGCATTAAATTACAAAATAAAGCTGATTATGATTATTTGACAAATATTTTAAATCGTCGTGCAATGAATGAAATTTTACATATATATCATAATTATTTTCAAAAAGACCAGATTCGTTCTATGGTAATTGTCTTAGGTGATATTGATAATTTTAAGAGTTTAAATGATGAGTGCGGTCATAATTTTGGAGATATTGTTCTTAAAAATACAGCAAAAATCATTAAAGATAAAATATCTAAAAGAGCTTCTAGTTATGTAGCTAGATGGGGTGGAGAAGAGTTTTTAATGCTATTAACAGGTCTTAGCATAGATGAAAGTGAAGAACTAATGAATGAGATTAGGGAAGATTTTGCTAACTATACTCATAAAGATGGTTATAATGCTAGGAAAACTACAATTACTTTTGGAATTTGTTATTCTTTAAGACTTGAAAGTATAGATTATATGCTATCTCAAGCTGATAATGCCTTATATAGTGGTAAAAAATCAGGTAAAAATAAAGTAGAAACTATAGTTTTAGGACAAATATGATAGATTTTGAAAAAAGAAAATATGAACTAGTAGAAGTTTTACAAGCTGAAAAAATTATGAAAGGTATTTTAGTTTTTAATTTAGTATATGCTTTAATAATGATAATTAATGATATTCCTTATTTGTTTTTAACGTATTTTATGCTAGCTGGATTATTTTTAGTATCGTTAGTATTTGTTAAGAGTAATAATTTTAATGCTTGTATTTATGTTACTTTTTTTTCTTGTTTTGTTTTTTCTGCTAGCTCAATTTATTATCTTGGGTGGGGTTATGGGTTTGAATATTATATATTACCTATAATATCTTATTTTTATATAGGTATTTATAGGAAAAAATACATTATATATTTAATAGCGACTTTCGGACTTATTTATTATTTGGCAATGTATTATTTTTTTTGTGTGAATGATTATTCTTTAGATATACCTTTATATTTATTTAGCGATGGTTCTAAATTCTATTTTAATTGTTTTAATGGGATTGTAGTATCAACTATTTTTGTAATTGTATCAAGTGTTTTAAGAAAACAAATATATATTGAATTAGAAAATAGACAAAATATAAATAAAAAGCTTGATAAAAGTGCAAATTTTGATTATTTAACAAGACTTATGAATAGATGGTGTTTTATAGATAGTATTGAAGATTTAAATATTAAAAGTAAGGTAAGTATTGCTTTAATAGATGTTGATTATTTTAAAAAAGTAAATGATACTTACGGACATAGTGTGGGAGATGAAGTATTAAAAAATTGTGCAAATTTAATGAGAAAGCATTTTGGAGAATATACTGATTTGATTTGTAGATGGGGTGGAGAAGAATTTTTAATATTAGCTTATAATGTATCTGCTTTAGATTTTGAAAATGCTTGTGAGAATTTTAGAATAGAGTATTCAAATTCTACATTTTCTGTTGAAAGCTTAACTACTAGCGTTAGTATAGGTTTAGTTTTTATAGAAGATAATTTTGCTAATAATATTTTAGATGAATATATAACAAGAGTTGATAAGTGTTTATATGAGGCTAAAAATACAGGTAGAAATAAAATAATAAAAAATATAATTTAATTTAAGCAAAAATTAATTTTATTAGGATAATATACAGCTTTTATTTTTAGTGTGCGTTCATAGCTCAGCTGGATAGAGCAACGGCCTTCTAAGCCGTAGGTCAGAGGTTCGAATCCTCTTGGGCGTACCACTTAGCGGATGTGGTGAAATTGGCAGACACGCCAGACTTAGGATCTGGTGCAGCAATGCGTGGAGGTTCAAGTCCTCTCATCCGCACCACTTATCACTTTATTTATCTTTTTTAATCACCTTTTTAATATTTGTTACGAAAAGTTACATTAACACATAAAAGTGCTAATTTTCTTTGCTTAAAATCTGATTTTATTGTAACATAAATCCTTTTATTTTATCAAAAAGGAGCCTTAATGGTAGAAAACCAGCAAATCAAACGAAATGGATTTGAAAAAATCTTACACAAAATTGAAGTATTAGGAAACAAATTACCTGATATTACAATTCTTTTTTTAATTGCATTTTTTATTGTGAT
This is a stretch of genomic DNA from Campylobacter sp. RM12651. It encodes these proteins:
- a CDS encoding GGDEF domain-containing protein codes for the protein MIDFEKRKYELVEVLQAEKIMKGILVFNLVYALIMIINDIPYLFLTYFMLAGLFLVSLVFVKSNNFNACIYVTFFSCFVFSASSIYYLGWGYGFEYYILPIISYFYIGIYRKKYIIYLIATFGLIYYLAMYYFFCVNDYSLDIPLYLFSDGSKFYFNCFNGIVVSTIFVIVSSVLRKQIYIELENRQNINKKLDKSANFDYLTRLMNRWCFIDSIEDLNIKSKVSIALIDVDYFKKVNDTYGHSVGDEVLKNCANLMRKHFGEYTDLICRWGGEEFLILAYNVSALDFENACENFRIEYSNSTFSVESLTTSVSIGLVFIEDNFANNILDEYITRVDKCLYEAKNTGRNKIIKNII
- a CDS encoding GGDEF domain-containing protein; the encoded protein is MNEFRKIDNIRQLVKITMILLTITHTTYGSVFYFLGLYPMVNIKFIEAFIALVATIFILKIDKYHNIAVYFTHASVLLSCSICTYILGQGYGFLIVMIALLSLGYVHDFSSSKYPLIIGIFEIILFIVTIIITKDVPDFESEYMVFVYVFNVINITSVIIFYSFYTHSIDENESKILEKESIKLQNKADYDYLTNILNRRAMNEILHIYHNYFQKDQIRSMVIVLGDIDNFKSLNDECGHNFGDIVLKNTAKIIKDKISKRASSYVARWGGEEFLMLLTGLSIDESEELMNEIREDFANYTHKDGYNARKTTITFGICYSLRLESIDYMLSQADNALYSGKKSGKNKVETIVLGQI
- a CDS encoding GGDEF domain-containing protein, whose protein sequence is MKEIRRVDNFEYIIKVTVVIIGLVHLIYAVSFTLTGLYFLLPSSLIQIIISLLVAYVVLIRNKGYAIATLYAHLDILFSCCYCTYYLGWGYGFTMIIVLLLSLAYLQNFNTFLVPIGIGLVEATAFFVMLYITKDTPNYPNPYMPYINIANFLFMVVTLLVYIWLNDRENAKIIKQLDARKEFLQYKAENDYLTTLLNRRAMNEILDNMLEKLKNKEVNSLALAIGDIDNFKHLNDTYGHNFGDLALKEVSKVFKNEYENNTNTYVARWGGEEFLILFSNYSYNDVLNSLEKSRKSIEKLQIKDNLNETSVTISIGVSYSINLINKDVLITKADAALYSAKDSGKNRVKLVNLG
- a CDS encoding GGDEF domain-containing protein, whose translation is MGSFLDQDDLVVAKKIARYILIIFSTLYFLLSILMGWLGHNYPMFVNLFLACIYLYSLKKLDLLEVNSLVYTVHFVCIVYAIFMVLYFGWSFGAQYFLIPCIAFCYVGQFENRKIIYTLAIFESIVFELLYIFMEVNKYTLQNQLYVLGYNINGIFYIIHSLFACLTIIIVMYFLKIKVYKTIETKENANEVLSINASTDPLTYLLNRWAFMEKIHLIQYKKNFHFALIDIDFFKKVNDTYGHSVGDEVLRVTASCIKLNFSRYTDMIARWGGEEFLVFALGCSEEEFYEACNNFRKELKNNKFCAGDFTISASVGCLHVNGDFSYSNFDNYIKKVDELLYMAKNSGRNRIEAKRIEDE